One window of Quercus robur chromosome 12, dhQueRobu3.1, whole genome shotgun sequence genomic DNA carries:
- the LOC126709887 gene encoding uncharacterized protein LOC126709887, protein MTLFLPHTFHPSHLTHSSSPFHVKCSFKFRTKAPSITTTIPARDRVIDFGKHKGKMLGALPSSYLKWVSKNLRARDFEEWAKLADQVLQDPIYNDRIEWEFSENLLNGNSFNVSLSRNYESSVSELLEISERFGWDNKDKLGWSKVSFELLGTSKGGRIPRLSKNSGKERGLDVDIRGEKKVEALSKGEEKRKERRERLRMKKREVGTKEESKDGFGNKVYGNAGCRDDVIRFQRDTKNGQEQKMEFYNPFPGREALLKKVLNQKRPS, encoded by the coding sequence ATGACCCTCTTTCTTCCACACACTTTTCACCCAAGTCACCTCACACATTCTTCTTCACCCTTTCACGTAAAATGTTCTTTCAAATTCAGAACCAAAGCACCCTCCATTACCACAACAATCCCAGCTAGAGACCGCGTCATAGACTTCGGAAAACACAAGGGCAAAATGTTAGGAGCCCTCCCTTCAAGCTACCTCAAATGGGTATCCAAGAATCTCCGAGCCCGTGACTTTGAGGAGTGGGCAAAGCTAGCAGACCAAGTCCTCCAAGACCCAATTTACAATGATCGGATTGAGTGGGAATTTTCTGAGAACCTTTTAAATGGAAATAGTTTTAATGTTTCTTTATCAAGAAATTATGAGAGTTCGGTTTCGGAGTTGTTGGAAATAAGTGAAAGGTTTGGTTGGGATAACAAAGATAAGCTTGGCTGGAGCAAAGTCAGCTTTGAGCTTTTGGGTACCTCTAAAGGGGGTAGAATTCCAAGACTTAGCAAAAATAGTGGAAAAGAGAGAGGTTTGGACGTGGATATCAGGGGAGAAAAAAAGGTTGAGGCTTTATCAAAAGGTGAAGAGAAGAGgaaggagagaagagagaggcttaggatgaagaagagagaagtggGAACTAAAGAGGAGAGCAAGGATGGTTTTGGAAATAAGGTTTATGGGAATGCAGGTTGTAGGGATGATGTGATTAGATTTCAAAGGGATACAAAGAATGGTCAAGAACAGAAGATGGAGTTTTATAATCCATTTCCTGGTCGTGAAGCTCTGTTGAAGAAGGTGCTCAACCAGAAAAGACCCTCGTAA